One Sesamum indicum cultivar Zhongzhi No. 13 linkage group LG14, S_indicum_v1.0, whole genome shotgun sequence genomic window, TGATGAGAGGATTGCACGGGTGGCTCTTGGTGCTTAAGTAGATGTCACACGTTACTAGAGATGAGTCATGCAGGTTTAGCATTTCTGCAGCAGTGCAGCTCATGCTGAGAATACTTTACTGAagcttgaaaattttgtatttgtatggGGCGTGATTTCTGGACATGTCACATTCTCATGCTTGTGTTGAGATCTCGTTTTTTTAGCTGTTGATAGGAGCGAGGCACTTTGTGTGAAAAGAGATACAGATGATGAGATGATGAACTTCTGGAGTTTCTCTGGCAGAAACTTGCGATTTGTGGTAGTGATCAGTTTGAACCTATTGGGTTTGCATTGTTTCTAGTCTCTTTCTAGGTTACATCCGTTCTCACTAGAGATGTACATTTCCCAGTCAAGATGTTAACCTGATGAgaaatttgacaatatataGCGTAGATGAAATTGTATCTTCTGATAAGCAGGGAGATCAGCTCCATAGGATCCGTTGCGTCTCTTCTTTACATTTGTTGTGCACAATTGCTGAAGCTGCACAGGCACCATGACTTCACAATTGCTTCTTTGCCATCAATTACATGTACTCGACAAGATCTAAGGCATGGCAGCATGGTTGATGGATTAATTTGGGAGTAAATGTTCTGGACTGCTTTCCcatgattaatttatgatgATTTGCTTTGTGCAATCCTTGTTAGGGGCATTTTCATTTGGCTGTcaactttctttttaatgtataatttgcCATGATATCCATCCCTACCGGAATTACGTCGACTGAAAGTGAAGCCAAAATTGAAGCCCTCTTTAATTGGGTTGCGCACAAACTAACTATGCAACCACTGGGTCCAGGTGGGTGAAATGCCAACCACTCTCAAACCTTTAGTATTACTCAATTCTTGAAATGGAAAAAGCCAACAAAAATTGGAAGCATCAAATTTAACCAACTTAAAACAGAGCAAAAACCCAGGTCTATAGTTGATGAGTTCATCACAAGGAAAGGTCTGCATTCATTCACTTGCTTCTAAAGAAACAATAAGACGAAAGGAACATCCTCAAAACTGGtttcttcttttccattttcagtTATTGGGTTTTATATCTAAGCAAAATGTTGTACAATGCAAGCTTTTGTAGGCCACAACCCCCAAAATTGGTGGGAGTAGTGTACAGGAAAAATACCCTTTTTTCCAGGTGGGCCTAATAGTAAAAACAGTGAGTGAGATCCGTGATATCCGACTTTGATAAGagtagttttttctttctttattttttgacagATTCTTGAAGACCGTGGCTCTGGGATTTGAAGTTCCTTAAGCCAACAAAGCTCACTTCTACAAACAAAAGTTCATCACCACCTTTGTATTCTCCTAGAATGCATCGAAAAACATTAACACCACAAATGTAACTAAGAAAGAAACCCTGATTCAGAGTCTCCTTAGATACgcatttgtataaaaaaattgtctaAAAGAATGTGTTCTTTACCAAGCGTTAGAGCTCTCGTAGGATAGGTACATGGTTGTACTataactctttttctttcatttcttgGAGTCCTTCTGTTGAGAAACTCCTCAGCGGGCCTTTTATTTCCTTCACCTTCTTGATTTCTGACAAAAGACATTAATGTTTTTCTCTACCTATTTGTTTGGGTTGTACCATGATTGGGCTTTAGCTCTTCCGTCTCTTTGATATTCTTCGACAAATGCATTTATGGGCTTGTTCAATTTTCTGTTGGGACGAAGCAGAAGActcatcaaaagaaaagacagTGATGCAGGCGAAGCAGGtttgttattcttttcctCTGATCATAAATTTCTCTGCAACCTTTGGTGGTTCTTGAATCTGTCTGAAATTTTCACTGTCATGGTTTAACCCTGCATGGCATgggtaatattttcttttctttgtgtaATGAGATTCCTGGACTGAGATTCTATTCTTGGATTGATTAGCCAATGTTGCTGTCTGCatatgttttacttttcttGTTCATATGCAAAAGGAATTGGCTTTTGTCTTAATTAATGTCATTAGACATACTCTCGTTTCGCCGatatttggatttgatccTGTCTATTCCTGgcttaatttcaagaaagtgattgatttgattcatttGATAAATTGATTTCGAGTtggtaatttatatatatatatatatatatatatatgtctttcAGCAGAGATGAATTACTATGAGAAGTCCCATGTTAACTTATCTGATTCTGCATTCATTGTCCTGACATGCCGTCTGGATTTATGTATTAATGACTCTATTTATTGATAATCGAGCATTCATTATTAGATAGATCGATAGAATTCAGTTTGGAGTAATTTGTATTGTTCAATGACATCATTGTATAACAGTCTAAACCCAAAATGAAAACTTATCTTCTTCTAGCTTCCATTTTACCAGGTCGTGCGTTGGAAGAAATCAGAAGCTCTCTTTACAATGAGCTTCGGACATCTGAAGGTGCCAAGCGCCAACAACAACGTTTTTGTGGTCCAGTTGTGGCAATGTCCTTCAATTTTATGGTTGCTGTTGGAATAATTCTGGGAAACAAATTGGTTTGTGTGTTTTACTTCTTACTGTCACTTAGTCTTTCATTGTCTGAGGTACTAATGACTAAGTAGCTGTGGTCTACTGCAGGATCAAGAATTCCTGTCAATAATCCTTAACAATGAACATTTTCAATCTGTTGTTGCACACGTTACCATTTTCTGTCCCTTTCTGTTGTTTCAAGTTCtggttcatttattttgatatgcTTCATCGGCAACACAGGTTATGGGGAGAGTCGGATTCAATTTTCCAATATTCCTCACGTTAATCCACTACACGACTGCTTGGATTCTGCTTGCAGTTTTCAGAGCATTCTCGATGCTTCCAGTCTCTCCTCCATCTAAATCTACACCGTTCTCATCGTTGTTTGCTTTGGGTGCGGTCATGGCTTTTGCCTCTGGACTCGCAAATACCAGCTTAAAGCATAACAGGTCCTTATCCAAGTTTATTACTGACATTTCTTGATGTTATCGTGTTTACTCATTCACCTTTTGTGCAGTGTTGGTTTCTACCAGATGGCTAAAATTGCAGTCACTCCAACCATTGTTACAGCTGAATTTATACTTTTCAGAAAGATCATATCCTTCAGCAAGGTAACTGGAATTTTCTTACATGAgttgtttttatatatctcCCAAAAAGGGATACTTCATTACAATAGAGATATTTACTTCATATGGATGCAGGTCGTTGCTCTCATTGTTGTCTCGTTCGGTGTGGCTATTGCAACTGTTACAGACTTAGAGTTCAACTTATTTGGTGCTTGTGTTGCCATTGCCTGGATAGTTCCAAGTGCCATTAACAAAATACTCTGGTCTAATCTGCAGCAGCAAGGCAACTGGACTGCCCTTGCGTAAGTAAAACATTGTTTACTTATCGCGGTTAACTCACTCTTACTCAGGACGCTGCATTCTCTATGTAGGTTGATGTGGAAGACAACCCCGGTGACAATCTTCTTCTTGGTAGCTCTTATGCCCTGGTTAGACCCTCCAGGGGTACTGTCTTTCAAATGGGACGCAACGAATGGAACTGCAATTCTAATATCAGCTTTGCTGGGCTTCCTCTTGCAGTGGTCTGGAGCTTTGGCACTTGGGTAAGaaattcctctctctctctctctctctatatatatatatatatatatatatatatatctcagaGAATGTTTGCTTGGggcaaaaaatgaaagaataagagaagtaaaagtaaaaatgaatatacaAAAGATAATCTTGTGTTTGGTTAGTAGCAAGAGATGGAGTTGAGTAAACCTTGGTGTATATGAATCcggaatttaattttgttttcattcaaaatttgacggaaaagtggaagtataaggccaaaaaaaaaaatacagtttttctttttatttactcctataaccatatatatacatatatatatatagtttcttccaattcttttctttttctcgttgatagtttagaataaataaacaatactcattttgatgaatattttattaataaaaaatattcttattcttatatgataaatatttttattaataagattcttaaatttttgatatactaaaattatattaatataatattaatttatttattttttgatacaaagtgaagaaatgggtaatttaataaaattatgagagttagccttttcttttcaatatattttttcttctaccgaaagtatttgagatttacttCCCTTCGACTCTTTTGACTAAACGTGGCCATTGAAGTATGAGATGTATGCTAAATGATGCAAACGTTTTGGTGTGTTGAGCTGTGTTTTAAGTGGATCAATTATTGGTAAAATGCTTTAGTTCTACTTGTACAGAGCGACTTCTGCAACATCTCACGTCGTTCTTGGGCAATTCAAGACTTGTGTCATCCTACTTGGAGGATACCTGCTTTTTGATTCTGATCCAGGACTTGTGAGCATTATAGGTGCTGTTCTAGCTCTTTGTGGAATGTCGGTCTACACGTCTCTTAACCTGAAAGGAACGGGTGAGAAGGGAAGTACCCTGCTTCCAAGCCAAAACTTACCTCCTCTAAAACCCAAGAGTATTGAGGACGAAGAGAAACCAGTTGCTGAGGATAATTCAAATGCTGTTTGAGCTTTACGAATCCATGAATTCCTTCCTGTCTTTTTTCCGGTAGTAAGGGCCGACTTAAGTTCTACTTGAGAACTTTTTTGACTTTTCTGGTTACCTCAACACTTCTAGTTTGTATAGAAGAAGTGTGTACTGATTCATAAGACTGATGATTCAATTTAAGACGATTTTCCTCGACCCATGtatagatttaaaaaatttaacattaatacaatttttgaTTCAGATATAAGCAACTTTTTCTGCAACAACTGGTACTCATCCAGCCAGGTACATCTGAACTTGGGATGAAAAAGCTCATCATAAATTATCACTCCATTAGATCCAGTCAAGATTGCAGTTTCTCTTGGATTAAAACATAACAGGAATCTTAAAAAATCCAACTTTCATGAATTTACTACGGATAAAACCTCGGATTAGCCAAGATGCATAAAAAATAACCAGCAGCCATAACGTATAAACTACCCATATTCTCTTGAACAAAGAATCAAATGCCATAAAAAAGATACCTATTTACTTTCCCCACACCCTAAAAACTCATCTTCCAATAAGCTCAATTCCTTTCTTCAAATAAGAATCAACAACAGAACTTAGAAGTCAGAGAACTACCTTCAGCAGCCGAGTTATCAAAAATGCTTCGTCTTTTCTTGTTCTGCTCCTCCTTTTCTTGACGCTCATAGTACTTTTGAGCATGGCTGGCAACCTGGGCAGGACTTCTAGTCAGGACCATGTATCTGGAAATGCTCTTCCAGTCCCCTTTTCCGTATTTTTCCAATCCAAGTAGAAATAACCTGAGTTATgcaaagaggaagaaaatgaaatgccaTAATCATAcgtattatttttgaataaaatgcGCTTCATTACTAAATCATTTGTTTCATTCAAACtctaatactaattaatattcaaagtaaacaaagaaacaagatACTCCACACACAGCCTCTTGGCAGGGAGAAAATAAGAGGATAAAGTGATCGAACAAGAATGCAGTGTGCCTCaagattatttaatattcactTTTGAGACTATTTGGGAATTTCAATCtccaaatttttcatttttgattttataatttacaaaattctaCTCAGATTATAGTTCTTGAAATTCATGTGCTCATGATTGCCATCACATCAACTCA contains:
- the LOC105176578 gene encoding uncharacterized membrane protein At1g06890 isoform X2, producing MGLFNFLLGRSRRLIKRKDSDAGEAGRALEEIRSSLYNELRTSEGAKRQQQRFCGPVVAMSFNFMVAVGIILGNKLVMGRVGFNFPIFLTLIHYTTAWILLAVFRAFSMLPVSPPSKSTPFSSLFALGAVMAFASGLANTSLKHNSVGFYQMAKIAVTPTIVTAEFILFRKIISFSKVVALIVVSFGVAIATVTDLEFNLFGACVAIAWIVPSAINKILWSNLQQQGNWTALALMWKTTPVTIFFLVALMPWLDPPGVLSFKWDATNGTAILISALLGFLLQWSGALALGATSATSHVVLGQFKTCVILLGGYLLFDSDPGLVSIIGAVLALCGMSVYTSLNLKGTGEKGSTLLPSQNLPPLKPKSIEDEEKPVAEDNSNAV
- the LOC105176578 gene encoding uncharacterized membrane protein At1g06890 isoform X1; its protein translation is MGLFNFLLGRSRRLIKRKDSDAGEAASILPGRALEEIRSSLYNELRTSEGAKRQQQRFCGPVVAMSFNFMVAVGIILGNKLVMGRVGFNFPIFLTLIHYTTAWILLAVFRAFSMLPVSPPSKSTPFSSLFALGAVMAFASGLANTSLKHNSVGFYQMAKIAVTPTIVTAEFILFRKIISFSKVVALIVVSFGVAIATVTDLEFNLFGACVAIAWIVPSAINKILWSNLQQQGNWTALALMWKTTPVTIFFLVALMPWLDPPGVLSFKWDATNGTAILISALLGFLLQWSGALALGATSATSHVVLGQFKTCVILLGGYLLFDSDPGLVSIIGAVLALCGMSVYTSLNLKGTGEKGSTLLPSQNLPPLKPKSIEDEEKPVAEDNSNAV